Part of the Ficedula albicollis isolate OC2 chromosome 18, FicAlb1.5, whole genome shotgun sequence genome, CACCGCCGGAGCACCTCGCCGTGCCGGGGGGGGGACAGCGAacccccggcccccccccccccccccccccccccccccccccccccccccccccccccccccccccccccccccccccgcgcagCCGGGCCGGTGGCCGGCAGGACGCGGCGCATGGCCCGCGGTGGCACATGGCACACGGCGCGGTGCTGGCGCTGTCGGCAGCGCCAtgaggcacagcctggcacgGCGAGATGCTCACCGTCGCCTACCTGCTCGCCCGGGCGGCTTTTGGGAGCCGGGGGCTGCCGGGGTGGCACAGACAGGTAATGGGATGGGTGGTGGGGAGGGTGTGCCCTCCCCGTGTGCgggcagggtgggatttttggcCCCCCTTGAGCGTGTCGGGGCAGAGGGGTGTGCGTGACCCCGCTGCACCCTGAATCCCCCCGCATCCTGAACCAGGAGTTTGAGAACGCCGAGGGGGACGACTACGTGACAGAGCTGTCGGCCCAGGGCTCGCCTGCCCCCCAGCATGGCCCCGAGGTTTATGTCCTGCCCCTCaccaaggtgtccctgcccatggccaaGCAGCCGGGGCGCTCAGGTAAGCCAGGGCGGGGCAGGACCCCGGCACGCCGCGCTTGGGGGTCTCTCATCACTGGGCATGGGGTGATGTGGGGATGCTGAGTCTCCCCTGATTCTCCAGCGGAGCCCTGGCAAGGGACAGGCAGCTGGGGGGTGCGGCAGGGTCCCCCTGGGCGAGGgtcccttgtccctgtctcCAGGCACTTGCgtgtcccagcccaggggagcagcagcggGGTGGGACAGGACACGGCCACCCTGAACGGTGACATCCACGAGTCCCGGTCCCATGTAAACAAGCCCATGAGTGGGAGAGGAATGTGGGGGGCGCCTGGTTGTGCCCCCTCCCGCCCCGTGTCACTCCCTGCCCAAAGAATGACCACCGtggggggagcagagaggggggGAGCAGAGAGGACCAACAATGGCCCCATTGCTGCCTGCCCTTGGCACGGGCTCCCGAGGGGCCGGACGGAGCCGGGGGGGCGGGCAGGGGCTAAATGCCAGCGCTGTGCCGGGATCAGCTCTGCACACCCCGCGGAGGAGAAGGGGCAgggagccagctctgctgccatcccctTTGGGGACACTGGTACCCCACGGCCCCTGATCGTGGGAGgatgcctggagaagaggatgCCTGGGATGCAGGATTCCTGGGCAAGGATGCTCCGGAGCATCCTGgggtggcagaggggctggcagcgggTGGCACGGTGAGGacagcagggcttggctgggACTGGtggggagcacaggcaggggggcagggggatgtgtgggcagggggacagggggacacgcGGGCAGCTGGACCGGCTCTGTTACAGTGCAGCTCCTCAAGTCGGCCGACCTGGGGCGGCAGAGCCTGCTGTACCTGAAGGAGATCGGGCATGGCTGGTTCGGCAAGGTGAGCCCCGGCAGCCCCGGACACCCCACCCCGGTGGGACACGGGGCCCCGGCTGTGCCAGGGGTGTTCGGGGTGTGGATGGAGGGATGAGCCTGCCCCGTGTCCCAGGTGTTCCTGGGGGAGGTGAACTCGGGCAtcagcagcacccaggtggTGGTGAAGGAGCTGAAGGCGAGTGCCAGCGTGCAGGACCAGATGCAGTTCCTGGAAGAAGCGCAGCCCTACAGGTACCTCTGGGGTCACTCCACggtgctgggatgctgtggtACGGGGCAGATCCACCTTCAGCTGCCCCTGAACCGTGGTTGCCCCTTGCAGgtgccagctgagctctggggcagcacagtTCTGTCCCTACGTGGTGGCAGGACCGGGGCTGCCATGGCGTGGGGCAGCAGTGAGGtcatgggcagagctgggccaaGGGGGGGCACAGGGCcgctcctgcccctgcacagctgAACAGATGTCCCTTTGTGAGACATCCCGGGCGCTGGGACGTGCTGGTACCCgctcccagcagccctggtgcaggCAGGACGATGGCCCCTGGGGGACTGTGCCATCCCCCCGGCACGGGAAGGGCGATGGTTGCTGGGGGGCTGCCACCAGCCctcccaccccagtgccagcacaggcagggtgcACAAACACCCCCATTGCTGTGCCCCACGCAGAGCCCTCCAGCACACCaacctgctgcagtgcctggcccAGTGCGCCGAGGTCACCCCGTACCTGCTGGTGATGGAGTTCTGCCCGCTGGTGAGTCCCTGTGCCCGCTCCCCGCGGCGCCCCGTGGGCGCTGGGCACGGGGGGTGACagtggcactgcctgcagggTGACTTGAAGGGGTACCTGCGGAGCTGCCGGGGGGCTGAGGCCATGACCCCGGACCTGCTGACCCTGCAGAGGATGGCGTGCGAGGTGGCCTGCGGCGTCCTGCACCTGCACAGGAACAACTACATCCACAGGTATCCCGGGGGGAACACTGCAGGGTCCTGATGGGGGGGTTTCCAGCgtgccactgctcctgccccaccgctgctcctcctgcccaaCAATATCCTGGTGCTGAGTGAGTTGCAGACGGAGACTCCAGCATCAGTGATTTTGTTGAGGAGGGGGCGCACTGCCATCGGGGGCCTCCGGACTGTCCCCACCcgagcctggctctgcaggtgggTCCCCACGGGGGTGCTCAAGCTGTGGGAGGGGGACATGAGGCCCCGAGCTATGCTGGAGAGGAACTCCTTGAGGGCAGCCTGTGCCCCGGCTGCATGACCCGCCCAGTGCCGGAGCAGCCGCCCGGGAGCCCGGCCGCATGCCAGGGCTCACGTTGGCCGGGAACACACCCGCCTTCTGCTTGGCTCGGCGTGTGACggatggacggacggacagCGGCGCAGCTGGGGCCGcgcaggaattcctgctgtgcACTGAGAGGCGCAGCTGGGGCCGCGCAGGCATTCCTGCTGTGCACTGAGAGCCGCGTTATCGGCACGCCCGGAGCCGGGCGGGGAACGGAACGGCCCCGGAGCCGGGCGGGGAACAGCTCCGAACGGCCCCGGAGCCGGGCGGGGAAGGGCCCCGAGCCGGGCGGGGAACGGGGAGCCAGCCGGGTCCCCGCCGGGTGCTCCCCCAGCTCTCGGTGCCCGTGACAGCTCCGGGTTTGCTTGGCAGCGACCTGGCCCTGCGGAATTGCCTCCTCACCGCCGACCTCACGGTGAAGATCGGGGACTACGGGCTCTCGCACTGCAAGTACAAAGTAAGGCTGGtttggggggaggagggggctgggggctgcgCTGGGATCCCGCGGTACCCCCACGTACACCCACGCTGGCACAGACCCAGCTGAGCCTTCCCCCCACCCACATCATCCCCCCTCGCCAGCGGTGTCAGGGCACCCCTGCGTttgctggggtgcaggggggtTCAGACCTGTGAGGTCCAGGGGGGTTCAGCCCCTGTGGGGGACCCGTAGTGCCACCCGCTGTGCCCCCCTGAGCATGAAAGAGAGTTCCCCCCCTCCGAGTGCCCTAGCACTCACCCAGTGGGGTGACTCTGCCTGGGCTGGTCCAGACGTGCCCCTCTGCCAGGCACAggtccctgcaggcagctgccagcacaacTTGGGGGTGCCCACGCGTCCATTtgtctctctgtcctgctccagtTTGCCCAcggctcctgcagagctgggattgccCAGCTGGGGGTCTAGAGGGGCTCGggtgggggagcagaggggggaaggaggggaggcaACGAGGGACAGCAGGTGCCAGGAGGAGGGTAGGACAGCCTGGAGGCAGatctgggggagcagggggcccggggggcagtgctggagggtGGGGAGGTGGGCGGTGGCCAGTCCCTGATGCCATGGATTGACGTTCTCTTCTCGTACTGACCCTGCACACTTGGCAGGACGACTACTTCGTGACGGCCGACCAGCTGTGGGTGCCGCTGCGCTGGATCGCGCCCGAGCTCATCGATGAGGTGCACGGCAACCTGCTGGTGGTGGACCAGACCAAGGCCAGCAACGTCTGGTGAGCGGctctggggggcacagggggctgcAGCCTCACGGGGTGGTTTTGGGGCCGATGGTcgggggtgggatggggggtgtccctgcccccccAGCATGGTGCCATGCCCGCAGGTCGCTGGGCGTCACCATCTGGGAGCTGTTTGAGCTGGGCAGCCAGCCCTACGACCACTACTCTGACCGCCAAGTGCTGGCCTACGCCatcaaggagcagcagctgaagctgccCAAGCCCCAGCTGAAGCTGTCGCTGTCGGAGCGCTGGTGAGGAGCCCGAGCcgccccctcccctgccccgCGGCACGGGCGGGGGCCGGGCTGACGCCGCCTGCTCCCCACGGCAGGTACGAGGTGATGCagttctgctggctgcagcccgAGCAGCGCCCCACGGCCGAGGAGGTGCACCTGCTGCTGTCCTACCTGTGCGCCAAGGGCGCCACGGAGGCGGAGGAGGACTTCGAGAAGCGCTGGAATTCCATGAAGCCCAACGGCAGCGCCAGCGGCAGCCACCACGGTCCTGAGCTCTCGTCCTTCCCGCTGCTGGAGCAGTTCTCCGCCGACGGGTTCCCCTCCGACGGGGACGACATCCTCACCGTCATGGAGACCAGCCACGGCCTCAACTTCGAGTACAAGTGGGAGCACACCAAGACCGAGCACTTCCAGGCCCCCCTGGgctccctgagccccagcagcgcCGCCCGCTACCACGACCTCTATTACCCGGCCACGACGGcggggctcagcctgggggtgtccccatccTGCTACGAGTGCAAGGCGTCCGGCTGCCCCGGCGTGCCAGCGCCAGGCGTGGTGCCCATCCTGGGCGCCCACAGCCCCTCGCTGGGCAGCGAGTACTACATCCGCATCGAGGGTCCCGGCGAGGGCAGCGCCGAGCTGGACTACGCCATGTGCAGCTACAGCCCGGCGGGCGAGCGGGGCGCTCTGAGAGCCCCGGCCTGCTGGAGAGCGCAGGGCGGCCGCGGCGGGGGGAACTACGACTCGGATGGCAGCCCCACCGTGTCCCTGAGCATGGAGCCGCTGCTGGGCCACGCACCCGCGGCCGAGGGCTCCTGGGAGTGCGCCGAGTACTACCCCTACCCCTGCCCCGGCCAGGAGCCGCGGGACTACGAGCCGTGGACTACGAGCCGTCCCCCAGCCGCGGGGCCGAGGGGtacctgctgcaggaggagccccCCCAGCCGGGCAGCCAGGACTGGCCCGTCCCCGCTTTCCAGCCCGGGGTCTTTGCCGACCCTCTGGGCGTCTCGCCGTCGGGGAACTGCGCCTACAGCCCCGCGGGGTACGGGGGAACAGCGGGGCCGAGCGGGGGGGCCCCGCCGGACTGCgtggcggccccccccccccccccccccccccccccccccccccccccccccccccccccccccccccccccccccccccccccccccccccccccccccccccccccccccccccccccccccccccccccccccccccccccccccccccccccccccccccccccccccccccccccccccccccccccccccccccccccccccccccccccccccccccccccccccccccccccccccccccccccccccccccccccccccccccccccccccccccccccccccccccccccccccccccccccccccccccccccccccccccccccccccccccccccccccccccccccccccccccccccccccccccccccccccccccccccccccccccccccccccccccccccccccccccccccccccccccccccccccccccccccccccccccccccccccccccccccccccccccccccccccccccccccccccccccccccccccccccccccccccccccccccccccccccccccccccccccccccccccccccccccccccccccccccccccccccccccccccccccccccccccccccccccccccccccccccccccccccccccccccccccccccccccccccccccccccccccccccccccccccccccccccccccccccccccccccccccccccccccccccccccccccccccccccccccccccccccccccccccccccccccccccccccccccccccccccccccccccccccccccccccccccccccccccccccccccccccccccccccccccccccccccccccccccccccccccccccccccccccccccccccccccccccccccccccccccccccccccccccccccccccccccccccccccccccccccccccccccccccccccccccccccccccccggcgcaGACGGAGCCCAGCCCGCCCCGGAGAACAGCGAGGCACCCGCGGAGCCCGGGGCCGACAGCGGCGCCGGTGCCGCCGGCGACGCCGAGCGGACACCGGACAAgaccttctccagcagcagcttccccagcGTGGACGAGGGCAGCGACGAGGACACGGCCGAGCTGACCTCCGGCGTCTTCACCGACTTCTCCGGGGAATACGCGGAGCGGGCGGAGGCGGCGCCGGCGCTCAGGTCCCTGCAGAAGCAGGTGGGCACGCCGGACTCGCTGGAGTCGCTGGACATCCCCTCCACCGGCAGCTCCTGCGAGGTGCTCAGCCCCGGAGCCTTCGCGCCCGCCGGCCAAGCCCGCGCCCTCGACAGCGGCTACGACACCGAGAACAACGAGTCCCCCGAGTTCGTCCTGAAGGAGCCCCACGAGCCCCGAGAGCCCGAGGCCTTCGGCCAGCTGGCGAAGCCGCCCCCGGGGCTGCCGGGGGGcgagggcccccccccccccccccccccccccccccccccccccccccccccccccccccgcccccgggGCTGCCGGGGGGCGAGGGCGAAGCTGCGGCCCCTGAAACGCGGCTGCCCGGTGCAGAGCTGCCCGGCCTGGCCGAGAAGAGCCCCTATCGCGACTCTGCCTATTTCTCCGACTGCGACGCCGAGGCCGAGCGCGGGCACAAGGACGAGGGGGACAGCGATGGGTCGCGCACCCCGGAGGCGGAGGAGGGTCCCCGCTCCCCTGCGCAGGACATGGGGCGAGGAGAGGACCCGCTGCACCCGCCGGGGGCACCCGGCAGCCCCCCGGCAGCGCCCGGCGTGGCGGCGGCGGTGGCTTTGGAGGGGAACTGGGTGGGGACAGAGGCCGGGAGCTCACCGGAGCAGGCACCTGGCACCGAGCAGAGCCCCGCTGGCACGGGGCTGGTGCCGGGCAGCCCCCCGCGCCCTGACACAGACACCTGTCCCCCGGGCTCTGTGACCCCCAAGACTTTCCTCTTGACCCCGGTGCCAgtgagccctggggagccaTCAGCCGTTGGAGGGACCTGCGTGCCCGAGGGCGTCCCTGGACTTGGGGGAGCCGCAGTGGGGGACAAACAGACTGTGACCCCCGCGCCTGGGGATCTGGGGCTGCCCCCGGAGGGGACTGGGGCGGGCGATGCGCCGGGGGGTCCCAGCACGCTGCTACCTGCGGGCGAGTCACCGCCGGGGCTCTCGCCACCGCCGGCCGCCCCCGAGCGCCGCGAGGAgcccgaggaggaggaggaggacacgGAAGACAGCGATGAGTCGGATGAGGAGCTGCGCTGCTACAACATCCAGGAGCAGAGCGAGGAGAGCGAGGAGGAGCCGGCGGCCGTGCCCATCGTGGTGGCCGAGAGCCAGAGCGGCCGGAACCTGCGCAGCCTCCTCAAGATGCCCAGCCTGCTGTCCGAGTCCTTCTGCGAGGACCTGGAGCGCAAGAAAAAGGCCGTCTCCTTCTACGACGACGTGACCATCTACCTCTTCGACCAGGTGGGTGCCCTGCGGGACAGAGCCGGGTACGGGGCACGGCTCTGTGCTGTTTCGGTGGTGGGAGCCATCTCCGGTGAACCCCAGTGAGGTTCCTTCCTGCTGTTTCcccatctccaggaaagcccCACGCGGGagctggctgagcagagcttcCCGGAGCCCACCCTGCCTTCGGGGCAGCCCCCCTCGCCTTcggggcagccccccccccccccccccccccccccccccccccccccccccccccccccccccccccccccccccccccccccccccccagccccaccgACAGGCTCGGAGCCTCCGACGACTCCTCGGACGGCAACGCCTCGGAAGAGAGtgagagagcaggagctcatGGGGCTGGGCGCAGtggggggctgggagggcagcgGTTATGGGGTGATGGGGAGGCAGCTATGGGGTCATGGGGTCAGAGGTTATGGGGTGATGGGGAGGCAGCTATGGGGTCATGGGGTCAGAGGTTATGGGGTGATGGGGAGGCAGCTATGGGGTCATGGGGTCAGAGGTTATGGGGTGATGGGGAGGCAGCTATGGGGTCATGGGGTCAGAGGTTATGGGGTGATGGGGAGGCAGCTATGGGGTCATGGGGTCAGAGGTTATGGGGTGATGGGGAGGCAGCTATGGGGTCATGGGGTCAGAGGTTATGGGGTGATGGGGAGGCAGCTATGGGGTCATGGGGTCAGAGGTTATGGGGTGATGGGGAGGCAGCTATGGGGTCATGGGGTCAGAGGTTATGGGGTGATGGGGAGGCAGCTATGGGGTCATGGGGTCAGAGGTTATGGGGTGATGGGGAGGCAGCTATGGGGTCATGGGGTCAGAGGTTATGGGGTGATGGGGAGGCAGCTATGGGGTCATGGGGTCAGAGGTTATGGGGTGATGGGGAGGCAGCTATGGGGTCATGGGGTCAGAGGTTATGGGGTGATGGGGAGGCAGCTATGGGGTCATGGGGTCAGAGGTTATGGGGTGATGGGGAGGCAGCTATGGGGTCATGGGGTCAGAGGTTATGGGGTGATGGGGAGGCAGCTATGGGGTCATGGGGTCAGAGGTTATGGGGTGATGGGGAGGCAGCTATGGGGTCATGGGGTCAGAGGTTATGGGGTGATGGGGAGGCAGCTATGGGGTCATGGGGTCAGAGGTTATGGGGTGATGGGGAGGCAGCTATGGGGTCATGGGGTCAGAGGTTATGGGGTGATGGGGAGGCAGCTATGGGGTCATGGGGTCAGAGGTTATGGGGTGATGGGGAGGCAGCTATGGGGTCATGGGGTCAGAGGTTATGGGGTGATGGGGAGGCAGCTATGGGGTCATGGGGTCAGAGGTTATGGGGTGATGGGGAGGCAGCTATGGGGTCATGGGGTCAGAGGTTATGGGGTGATGGGGAGGCAGTTATGGGGTCATGGGGTCAGAGGTTGTGGTGGAACCCTCACAGTGGACCCACTTTGTATCCCAGGCGGTGGCTTCGAGTGGGACGATGACTTCCCACTGGTGCCGGTGAAGCCGTCGCTGGTGGCCTCGCTGCCGGGGACACCAGCGGAGCCCCCCGCGGCCGTGCCCGCCCTGGTGCCAGCGCAGAAACAGGTGCTGCCCATCCAGTTCTCCCGGTTCACGGTCTCACCTGCCCCGGTGTCCCGGTTCTCCATCACCCACGTCTCCGACTCGGACATGGACTCCATAGGAGGTGAGTCCCCCTCGGGGTCTGCTCCGTGGGCGCCCAGCACTGTCCCTCCCTCACTGTCCCGCACTGTGAGCCGTGGACACGCTGTGGGGACGGTCACTGGTGTCCCACGGGGGGCCAGGACCCTCTGATGTCTTTCTGGGCTCCTTGCAGGCAGCAGCGAAGACGGTGACCGGGAGTGAGCCCGCCGGGACGCAGCCGGCATTGCCCCGGCTCCGGGGCGGCGCAGGACGGCGCGGGGGCCGCCCGTGGGCCCCCACACCCCGCTgggcagattttttttaggCAGATTTTGTCGGAAGGAACTCGTTTGCTGCTTGGAGTGGGAGCGGGGCCGGCGCGGGGCCAGGCGGTGGGTGACGGTGACGCGTGCGGGTGGCTGCGAGCGTGCGTGTAAAATAGacacttatatatatatatatacatatatatatataaattatagCGTTTCGAGGGTAGTGCCCTGACCTTGCTAACATTTGCCGAGTGTCCTCCCCCAGTGAAGTTCCCCCTTGGCTtcttgcccccccccccccccccccccccccccccccccccccccccccccccccccccccccccccccccccccccccccccccccccccccccccccccccccccccccccccccccccccccccccccccccccccccccccccccccccccccccccccccccccccccccccccccccccccccccccccccccccccccccccccccccccccccccccccccccccccccccccccccccccccccccccccccccccccccccccccccccccccccccccccccccccccccccccccccccccccccccccccccccccccccccccccccccccccccccccccccccccccccccccccccccccccccccccccccccccccccccccccccccccccccccccccccccccccccccccccccccccccccccccccccccccccccccccccccccccccccccccccccccccccccccccccccccccccccccccccccccccccccccccccccccccccccccccccccccccccccccccccccccccccccccccccccccccccccccccccccccccccccccccccccccccccccccccccccccccccccccccccccccccccccccccccccccccccccccccccccccccccccccccccccccccccccccccccccccccccccccccccccccccccccccccccccccccccccccccccccccccccccccccccccccccccccccccccccccccccccccccccccccccccccccccccccccccccccccccccccccccccccccccccccccccccccccccccccccccccccccccccccccccccccccccccccccccccccccccccccccccccccccccccccccccccccccccccccccccccccccccccccccccccccccccccccccccccccccccccccccccccccccccccccccccccccccccccccccccccccccccccccccccccccccccccccccccccccccccccccccccccccccccgcgctcGTGgttctttgttctgttttttttctttttcttttttttttgtttgtttctttgttttggttttttttttcttttcttttctttttaaaaattcattcgAGGCTTAGGATAATTGTGCAATTCCAGCTTCCGGAAGGAAATAGAAGTAAGCGGAGCTGAGCGAAACCTTGAATTCAGGGCTGGTTCCTTTTGGGGTCTATAGACCAAACCCTGAGGTGAGAAAtgtcccccctgagcccccgcccctgccctggctcctgtgCAGGGGGGTGCGGGCACACGGGTGTCCCTGCGTGGGGACCGTGCACAGGCAGCACCCCGTGGCGTGGGGCTGGTGCCAGGGTTCTGCTCCGTGCCACGGGATGATCCCACCccgggctgggcacagctctggcaccagCACCCCTGGCATgtgcctgtcccctccccagcctggcactgccgtgggtcccagcctggtgctggcagaggggtCCCCGTGTTCACCCCCCcccttctcccagcctggagctgtgtcccagagctcAGGAGGCTCTTGTGGGGGCCAGGGGCTGTTCTCCAGTCCAGGTCGCAGCCAGGGGGACCCCACTtcagccccagcacaccccCACTGCTGGTTCCTCCCCCCTACTGAGCAATTAGTGCTTATTCAAGTGTTTTATTTAAGCCCCCACCTGGCctgtaccccccccccccccccccccccccccccccccccccccccccccccccccccccccccccccccccccccccccccccccccccccccccccccccccccccccccccccccccccccctgcactGACTGGGGGtgcagcacccaggggtgctgcccATGCAGgactgggatgctccagggattcccttcctgcagcacccgCCCTCCTACCCCTgatcccccctcccctgcacccccaaacaCCACGGGGGGC contains:
- the AATK gene encoding LOW QUALITY PROTEIN: serine/threonine-protein kinase LMTK1 (The sequence of the model RefSeq protein was modified relative to this genomic sequence to represent the inferred CDS: deleted 2 bases in 1 codon), yielding MLACLCCKKGDIGFKEFENAEGDDYVTELSAQGSPAPQHGPEVYVLPLTKVSLPMAKQPGRSVQLLKSADLGRQSLLYLKEIGHGWFGKVFLGEVNSGISSTQVVVKELKASASVQDQMQFLEEAQPYRALQHTNLLQCLAQCAEVTPYLLVMEFCPLGDLKGYLRSCRGAEAMTPDLLTLQRMACEVACGVLHLHRNNYIHSDLALRNCLLTADLTVKIGDYGLSHCKYKDDYFVTADQLWVPLRWIAPELIDEVHGNLLVVDQTKASNVWSLGVTIWELFELGSQPYDHYSDRQVLAYAIKEQQLKLPKPQLKLSLSERWYEVMQFCWLQPEQRPTAEEVHLLLSYLCAKGATEAEEDFEKRWNSMKPNGSASGSHHGPELSSFPLLEQFSADGFPSDGDDILTVMETSHGLNFEYKWEHTKTEHFQAPLGSLSPSSAARYHDLYYPATTAGLSLGVSPSCYECKASGCPGVPAPGVVPILGAHSPSLGSEYYIRIEGPGEGSAELDYAMCSYSPAGERGALRAPACWRAQGGRGGGNYDSDGSPTVSLSMEPLLGHAPAAEGSWECAEYYPYPCPGQEPRDYAVDYEPSPSRGAEGYLLQEEPPQPGSQDWPVPAFQPGVFADPLGVSPSGNCAYSPAGYGGTAGPSGGAPPDCVAPGADGAQPAPENSEAPAEPGADSGAGAAGDAERTPDKTFSSSSFPSVDEGSDEDTAELTSGVFTDFSGEYAERAEAAPALRSLQKQVGTPDSLESLDIPSTGSSCEVLSPGAFAPAGQARALDSGYDTENNESPEFVLKEPHEPREPEAFGQLAKPPPGLPGGEGEAAAPETRLPGAELPGLAEKSPYRDSAYFSDCDAEAERGHKDEGDSDGSRTPEAEEGPRSPAQDMGRGEDPLHPPGAPGSPPAAPGVAAAVALEGNWVGTEAGSSPEQAPGTEQSPAGTGLVPGSPPRPDTDTCPPGSVTPKTFLLTPVPVSPGEPSAVGGTCVPEGVPGLGGAAVGDKQTVTPAPGDLGLPPEGTGAGDAPGGPSTLLPAGESPPGLSPPPAAPERREEPEEEEEDTEDSDESDEELRCYNIQEQSEESEEEPAAVPIVVAESQSGRNLRSLLKMPSLLSESFCEDLERKKKAVSFYDDVTIYLFDQESPTRELAEQSFPEPTLPSGQPPSPSGQPRGGFEWDDDFPLVPVKPSLVASLPGTPAEPPAAVPALVPAQKQVLPIQFSRFTVSPAPVSRFSITHVSDSDMDSIGGSSEDGDRE